A stretch of Ascochyta rabiei chromosome 6, complete sequence DNA encodes these proteins:
- a CDS encoding Ubiquinone biosynthesis protein: MASRARLLRPQASSLPRCVFATRTFGAEARHFSLFNRPRQSYEEHVPLTPVGRLGLAISSGIGSFLDPRKGELIATFGEATAQPYFIYKLRDRMLMNATGRRILRERPRLTSKSLDIPRLRSLPPNTVGYNYAAWLDAEGVTPDTRAQVRYIDDEECAYVMQRYRECHDFYHALVGLPVFREGEVALKAFEFANTGLPMTGLAVFSALTLKKGEWRRFLDVYGPWAARNGARSDDVINVYWEEELETDINELRTRLGIEKPPDLRSMRKEAREARKREKEAKEAMVRAAV, from the exons ATGGCGAGTAGGGCTCGGTTACTGCGGCCACAGGCCTCTTCGCTACCAAGATGTGTCTTTGCAACTCGTACTTTCGGTGCTGAAGCACGCCACTTCTCCCTCTTCAATCGCCCCAGGCAGAGCTATGAAGAGCATGTACCGTTGACACCGGTGGGGAGACTGGGTCTGGCAATTAGCTCTGGGATAGGGAGTTTCCTAGACCCTAGAAAAGGAG AGTTGATTGCTACTTTTGGCGAGGCAACAGCGCAGCCATACTTCATATACAAGCTGCGAGATCGCATGCTCATGAACGCCACCGGGCGAAGAATCCTGCGCGAGCGACCCAGATTGACCTCTAAATCCCTCGATATCCCTCGTCTTCGTTCGCTACCGCCCAACACCGTTGGCTACAATTATGCTGCGTGGCTCGATGCTGAGGGGGTCACGCCAGATACACGAGCGCAGGTGCGATACATAGACGATGAGGAGTGCGCATACGTTATGCAGCGATACCGCGAGTGTCATGACTTCTATCACGCGCTTGTTGGACTGCCGGTTTTTCGAGAGGGAGAAGTTGCATTGAAAGCTTTCGAGTTCGCCAACACTGGGCTGCCAATGACCGGTCTCGCTGTCTTCAGCGCACTCACGCTGAAAAAGGGAGAGTGGAGAAGGTTTCTGGACGTCTACGGACCTTGGGCTGCCAGAAATGGAGCACGAAGTGATGACGTGATCAATGTCTACTGggaagaagagctagaaacAGACATCAACGAGTTGAGGACAAGACTTGGGATCGAGAAGCCGCCAGATCTCCGCTCCATGCGTAAGGAAGCCCGCGAAGCGAGGAAGAGAGAGAAGGAGGCTAAAGAGGCTATGGTGAGAGCCGCTGTCTAG